The region GAAGATCCTTTTCATATTGTTCATTCTTGGCTTTAATGAAATTAAATTGCGCCTTATCCCGGGCGTACTGTGCAGCCAAAATCTTAAGCCGCTGGTTCTCTTCGGCCATTTCGCGGAGATTGCCAATATCTTCGAAGAAGCCCGCTACGTATCCAGCGGGCTTGTAGAACAATTTCTGCACGAATCCGGTCGTATCTCTGAGGAAGTTCTCCGGCCAGGACAGGGTCTTCCTCTGCCCCAGGCTGAAGCCCATCAGAACGATAAACGTAACCAGCGTAATCAGCAATATAAACAGTCGTTTATTGTTAAACAGCTTGAACAATCTCGAGCACCCTCTAATAACCGTATTTCTCCAACCTCAGGGGTTGACGTTCACAGTCCGCATGTTCCTAGCGTTTGGAGCGGAGGCCCGAACTGCTGCGGCTCTTGAACAAGTGGATATTCTCCAGCGCCTTGCCTGTGCCGATCGCAACACAGTCCAGCGGATTCTCGGCCACAATCACCGGCATTCCGGTCTCGCGCGCCAGCAGCTTGTCCAGGTTGCGCAGAAGCGCACCGCCGCCCGTAAGCACAATGCCGCGGTCCATAATATCGGCAGCCAGCTCCGGCGGACATTTCTCCAGTGTAACCTTCACGGCTTCAACAATCGCATTCACAGTATCGGACAGAGCTTCGCAGATTTCATCGGAGGTAATGGTCAGCGTCTTCGGCAGACCGGTTACCAGATCGCGTCCTCGGATCTCCATCGTCTCAGCCTTCTCAAGCGGCAGGGCGGAGCCCACATCCATCTTGAGCTGCTCGGAAGTGCGTTCACCGATCATAAGGTTATACTGGCGCTTGATGTATTGGATGATAGACTCATCCGCATCATCCCCGGCCACACGTACAGAACGGCTGGTAACAATACCGCCGAGTGAGATTACCGCAACCTCGGTAGTCCCGCCGCCGATATCTACAACCATACTGCCGGTTGGTTCCCATACCGGAAGATCTGCACCGATGGCAGCAGCAAATGGCTCCTCGATAATGTAAGCTTCCCGTGCTCCGGCCTGCTTCGTAGCATCCTCAACTGCACGCTGTTCAACGGCTGTAATTCCGGAGGGTACACACACCATGACATTCGGATGGCGCTGGAACATCGAGCGCTGCTTCTGGGCCTGGCGGATGAAATATTTGATCATAGTTGCTGTAGTATCGAAATCAGCGATGACCCCGTCCTTCATTGGACGGATGGCACGGATGTTGCCCGGCGTGCGTCCGATCATTTTTTTGGCAGATTCCCCTACGGCTTCAATCGTCTTGCTATCTGTATTAATGGCTACCACGGACGGCTCTCTGACAACGATCCCCTTACCGCGCACGTAGACAAGCGTATTCGCTGTCCCCAAGTCAATTCCTAAGTCTTTCGTAAAACCACCTAACATCTTGTTTGCTCCTTTTCCATGTGAATCTAGACAATTGTATTACATGTAGCCTTTCTCTTTCAAACTTACGTAGCTGCTGTCTCCGATCACCAGATGATCCAGCACATCAATGCCGACAATTTCGCCTGCCTGCATAAGCCTTGCGGTCAGGGAGATGTCTTCAGGGCTCGGCGTAGGATCACCGCTCGGATGATTATGTGCGCATATAATTGCTGCGCTGCTGCATTTCATGGCTGCCCGGAACACCTCGCGGGGATGCACAATGGAGGCATTAAGGCTACCCATGGACAATGTTTCCTGCGCAATAACATGATTCTTCGTATTCAGGAACAGGCAGATAAAATGCTCCTTCTGCAAGTAACGCAGCTGTTCAGTCAAAATCTCCGCCGCATCCTGGGGACTGCGGATAATGACCGGTTCGGTAAGCCGGGAATTCGCCATGCGTCTTCCCAGCTCTATGCCTGCTTTGAGTTGCACGGCCTTGGCAGGGCCGATGCCGTTGATTGTTGTCAATTCTTCAATGCTCAGATCCGCCAGTCCGCGGAGACCGCCTGCATGGCTCAAGAGCCGCTGGGCGATAAGAAGGGCTGATTCACGGTGCGCACCTGTGCGCAGCAGAATAGCCAGAAGCTCCGCTTGACTTAATGATTCCGCCCCATAATGCATCATGCGCTCTCGTGGTCGTTCTTCATGGGGGAGGTCACGCAGCATAAATGTTTGCGACTCCATCCCTAACCTTCTTTCTTCGGCTACCCTTACCGGTTCAGCACTGAAATGCCAAACCCGGACAACATACCGCTCAGCAGTGACAGCGGCAGACCGACCACGTTAAAATAGCAGCCTTCAATTTCTTCCACCAGGGTGGCGCCCAGTCCTTGTATCGCGTAAGAGCCGGCTTTGTCGGCAGGCTCCCCGGTCGCTATGTAGGCGGAGATTTCCTCTTCGCTCATTGCTCTCATAGTTACAGAGGTTACCCTATGATCTACCAGGGTACGTCCCTCTGCGGAACCGATGCAGGCCACCCCGGTGTATACCTGATGCGTCCGGCCTTGCAGCATCTCCAGCATTCTGGAGCTGTCCTGCTCATCCGCCGGCTTGCCGAGCACCATTCCGTCAAGCACAACAATCGTGTCGCTGCCGATGATAACAGCATCACGGTCTCCGGCAACAGGAATCACAGCTTCTGCCTTACGCAGAGCCAGATTCCGTACAATAGCTTCAGGACTCCATTCGGGCGGTGTACTCTCATCAGCATCGCTGGACAGCACCTCGAAAGGCAGTCCAAGCGAGGCTAACAGCTCACGCCGCCGCGGTGAACCTGAGGCCAGAATAATATGCCGTGAATTGTCATGCTCCACTGTAATTACGTCCCTTCCTGTGCTGCCAGCTAAGGCTACAGCCTGCGGTACAGCCATACGGCTGTAATAATTCCGGCAAGACTGAGCAGGCACAGTTTCAAATGGATTGTGATGTCATAGGTTATGATGTCTAAATCGGCTTGCGGCGACCACTTGAGAACAGTCGAAGCTGTAAGAAAAGACAGAGCTTGTACAGGTTCCAGCAGCTTGGCAATCCAGGCTCCGGCCAGCCAGCCCAGAATAAGAAATAACAGCAGTGTTCCTACATTTTTCTTCTTCATTCAAGTCTTCCCTCGCCATTTTTTGACACCCTATTTATTATACGGTGAAACGGAGTGCAATACAAACTCAAAATCCATCCAGGGAATGTTTACCACGATAGAAGCCTGCGGATCTTATCACACCGCATGAGTACCTCTGGAAATACAGCAATCCCCCGCCGGGCACATGCCTGGTACGGGGGATCATTTATTTAGCCTATAGTCAGCGGTTCGTTACGCCTCTGCTCTCAGCTCATGGCGGACAACAGGCTTTTCTGGCCGGTCAGGAAGCTCATCATGGCTTCCTGCACCTCCCAGAGCAGCCCCTCCGCCTTATTCTTATTGTATTCGTTCAGGGCGGCTATCCCCTGGCTCATGGATTTCTCCAGCCCGTCAGCGATTCTCTGCCCTTCCGGTGTGAGGCCCGGCTCCAGTGCCTTGACTGCCTGGGTCCACTGCATATGGAGATCGCTTACCGCTGCGCCAGCGTCCCCGCTGCTCCCCCCGCCAAGCAGGGAAGCAGACAAGCTGCTCAGCTCGCTTAACAGCTGGCTGCTGAGCGTGAAGTAGCTGTCCACCTCAGCTGCCGTTCCGGTGTAGCGGACCTGGTTCACAGCTGGCAGAGCCACTTCTCTCACGTACAGCTCGATGCCTTGCCCCTTGAGCCCATTGCTAAGCAGCTTGGCCTGCTCACGGTCAGGAGACATTCCGGCGTACACACGGTTGCCGTCTGCCGGATCAAGACCGGCGGCAAGGCCGGCGGTCAAGAGCTCCTGCCGGGCTTGTTCCGCTCCTGCCGCTGTACTGAAGACGCCATATTGCAGCAGATAATAGCTCTGTGGCGCAACCTCAACCGGAATCTGCGCGCTCACCGCTTCTCCCGTCTGCTCAGCAGGCACACCCGTTATGTCTGCTGAGTTACTGCTGGTTGTCGCCTTCTGCCCCTGGGTGATTCCCGCCTTAACCTCCGCATTGCCGGGAGCTTTAGCAGTCTCCCCCGCCCCTCCTGTGATGAACGACAAGGCTGCATATCCGAGCAGAATCCCCGTTCCCAGCGCTCCAGTTATGGACAATGCGAACTTCCACCAGTACGAGGGACGGCGGGTATGATAAGAGCCGCCGTAGCTATCCCGGTGAGCGCCGGATTGCTCATAACTGTCTGTAGCGGATTCACAGTTATCTTCATACAGCGGGTAGTAGTCATCTGCTGAATGCAGACCTTCTTCATCCGCCCCTCCATAGGAGGAATCCTCCTCCGAGTCTTCACTCTGTTCCCATAGATTCCTTGCAGAAGCAGGACGGACAACAGAATACAGCCCCAAATCATAGTTATCCTCAGGAGCTTTCGGTTTCCGGCGGCTGGCGCCCGGAGGCTTCATGTAAGCTGTCTCTAATGGCCGGGGCAACTCCACCTTCTCCAGATCCACAATATATTCATCGGCCTTGGAATAGGAGGATGTCTTAATCCCCCCGCGCTGCACCTTGTCAGTATCCTTGTCCTCCAGAACCACACCGGTTTCGTTCGCCGCCCGGAGCTCTGCCGTCTCTGTCCGCTGCCTGCCCTGGTCACCGTCGAAGCGGAATGTCATTCTTCCGTTATTCAATACCCTCACCTCGCGATCTTCAGTTCTATACTGAAAGATATGAAAGATGCGAGAGAGATATGCTATTTTAATATATTTACACCAGACTAAGCAGCTTCGCCTTAACTCCCTCTGCGGCATAATGCCTGCTGAGCGTCCTGTAGGCCTGATCCGCAATAATAGAACCAAGCTCCGGCATCGTCAGCAGCCTGATCAGATGATCGGCAGTGCCCGCCGTTGTTCCTGCCAGCAGAATATTCCGCCCCGGCTCACACATCAGCTCCTCCGAGCCCTTCAGGCTGCTGACCACCGGCGTGCGGAGGGCCCAGGCCTCCAGAATGCTGCTCTGACTGCCGCAGTCCTCACAGCATGAAGCAACCACAGCTCTGGCCTTGCGGATATAATCGGCTGTCTGCATAGCTTCTCTGATGAGTACAACAGAAGAGTCCTTCTGGGCGGCAGCTGCGACCTCTGCATGCACCTCACTGCTGATAATGCAGCAGCGGATATCCGGCACTGCCGCCCGAATCAGCGGATATACCTTCTTGAAGAACAGCAGCGCTGCATTCTTGCCGTCAGTGGAATACATGTTCCAGTGCAGAACGATGGAGTTATCCTTGGCAGTTTCTCCGGGAGCCGCATAGGGTAGGGCAGTCAGATCAATGTACGGCGGAACTACATGCACCTTGCCTGCGTCGGCAAAGGATAACGCCTTAAAGGACAGGGCCTCTTCTTCTGAAGCGGCCAGCAGGAGGCTGGCCTTGTTCATTAAGCGGCGCTCTTCCCGGCGGATCAGCGCATCGTTCAGCTTGCGGTAGCCTGTGCCGATTCCCCGCTTGCCGGCCGCCCGGCTCTGCACCCGTATGCCACCTGCACGCCGGGCGTCGGTGACGATAACAGCTCCGGGAAGCAGTGAGGCAACCAGGTCCAGTACGTTACCGAGCATGGCATACGAGACAAACACATGACTGTAGGCGTTCTGGCTGCACATCTCGCTAATTACCGCCCGCAGCGACTTGTCATTGCCGAGCATCGAGGCATCCGTGCGTAGCCTGTTCAGCGGAAACAGCAGGCTTCTGCGGGTGGACGCAGGCCGCTTCACCTGATGAACGGTCAGGGCAGGACTGCGTAGAATCTGCGTCTCGCGGCGGTGGTGGCAATACTCCAACAGATCAATATCAAACCGCTCCAGCAGCATATCAAGGAAATTCTCTGTTCTGATGTCTCCCTCCCGGTCTTCCGGCATGTGACTCCGGGCAGAAAGGAACAACATTCTCTCTCTCATGGCTATAGCTCCTTGGTTCTATGTAAATGTGAATGAATGTGTACGAAACAAAAAAGGCCGGATGACATCCAGCCCAGAAATGTGAAACTATCGATGTAGATCTATAGTAACGCAGTCCTCCTGAGAAGGTTGTCGATTTATGGGGAAAAATAATTATTTTACATTCCATATCCCTTCAGACCAGACGAAGCAGCTTATCCTTGACACTTTCCGCCTCATAATTTGCCAGCAGAACCTCGTATGCACGGTCCGCAAGCACTACTCCTCTTTCATGATCCTGAAGCAGAAGTGTCACACTATCGGCAAAGGAAACCGGGTCATCGGCAATCATAATATTCTGCGAATGCTCATAGAACAGCCCTTCTGCCCCTTTGGAACTGGATACGACAGGGGTTCTCAGCGCCCAGGCCTCCAGAATTTTCAGCCTTGTTCCGCTGCCTTCCAGGAGCGGAGCTATGACCACCTGCGCCTTGCGTATATAATCCGCCACACTGTCCACATACCCGGTAATGACGATAGAGGAATCCTTCAAGGCGAGCGCCGCTACCTCCGGATGCACGTCCCGTCCGACAATATACCACTGGATATCCGGTACGCTCGCCTTAACCAGAGGATATACCTCACGGTAGAAGTAGAGGGCTGCGTTAATGTTAGGGAAGTAGTTCATATTACCCGGAAGAATAATCCACTTCTCCTTGGGCAACTGCGTCTTGGTCCGGTAATCCTCCATGCGTATGAAATTGGGAATGACATGGACCTTCTGTGACTGGCTGGGGGCCAGTGCCTTGAAGGCCAGAGCATCCTCTTCCGAAGTGGTCAGCAGCAGATTCGTCTTGTCCATCAGCTTCAGCTCATCCTGGCGCGTCCATACAGCATTAAGGGAATAATAGACCTTGGCGATCCCCTTTTTCCCGCCTGCCAGCTGTGCAGACAATCCGCTCTCGAAATTATGCGCATCGGTAATAATCACAGTACCAGGCAGGCAGCGCTGTACAATGTCGATGCAGCAGCCCAGCAGACTATGCGAAATAAATACATGACCGTAGGAATTCCGGCTGCAGAGCTCTATAATCTTCGCCCTCATGTCCACATCAACATGGCTCATATAAGAACAATTCCGCCAGGTATACAGGGAACGGAGCAGCGCTCTGCGGTAGCTGACTGTACGCTCTACTTCATGCACCGTAAGTGACGGAAGTCCCTCCGGCGTCCCTGTCTTCCGGGGATTGGCATAGGTGATGAGCTCTACCTCATATTTGCCCTGCAGAAGCTTCAGAATATTGCCCGTTCTCAGCTTGCCCCCGCTATCCTGCGGATATGGATTCTCTGCGGAAATGAATAGCAACGGTTCCTTCATGGCCTCTTCTCCTACTCTCCATTGATCAATTGGCCCTGGACTGCCCGGGGCATCTAGGATCTATTACCCAAGTTAAGGTGGTACAGTCATACAAAAAAGCGGCTCCCCGATAATATGGAGAATCGCTGTCATGCGGCATACTATTGATAATCGGCCCTGTCTACTTCGCAAAAGAACCAGCTTCCGGCACCTTGCCCTTGTAGCTGTCACTCCTGACCACGCAGTTCCTTCCCCGCTGCTTCGCCTTATATAGAGCGTTGTCGCTCAGTTTGTACAAGGTGCCGAGCGGCACGCGTTCACCGGAGAGAATCGTAATCAGACCGATGCTGACCGTATAGGACAGCGGCATGCCTTCGACCGTCGCACCAAGCACAGAGCAGCGCAGCCGTTCCGCTATTCTCTCACCGTCTTCCTCATCCGACCGGTGCAGCAGCACCGCGAATTCCTCGCCCCCGAATCTTCCGAAGAGATCCCCGCTGCCGAGCTGACGCTCAATTCTGCGGGCGAAATCCTGCAGCACCCGGTCTCCCGTATCATGGCCATAGGTGTCATTAACCTGCTTGAAGTGGTCCACATCCAGCAGCATGAATGAGAAGGGCACCATCTCCTTGGCGGCAGCAGCAATCAGAGGCTGGGCACGCAGCACGAACGCCCTGCGGTTCAAGACGCCTGTCAGTTCATCATAAGTTGCCACACGCTCCAGCTCCGCATAGGACTGTTCCCGGGAGAGCAGCATGAAGCCCGCAGTTCCGAGGAACATCAGCAGATAGATTCCGGCGTAAAAAAAGCTCTGCAGCCACGCCGCTGCAATCGAGCCTCCCGGCGGAAGATAGAACAGGCCGCTGGCCTTACTGAGCAGAGAGAGGATCGCCACACCGTACAGCATACCCGTAATTTCCTGCAGCGGGGTCTTTCTGACCTTCCAGGATAACAGATAAGCCGGATAGAGCAGCAGAATCGCACCCGTAAGTGCAGATGCTGCGATCAGCCGGGGAACATCCGGATGCAGCAGGTAGGGCAGAAGCAGACCTAACGCAGATATCGCAGCCAGCGTGTAATACCGCTGCTTCATTCGCTGAGAATCGGCTTCCAGCTTCTTCAGCAGGGCCAGAATCTCCGCAGTTCCTGCAGCCACGCTCAAGAGAATAATACTTGGAAGCACGAATGGACAATCATGAACTCCCTCTAATAACAACAGCTGCAGAATAGCGAGCTGCAGAATTTTGGCTGTCAGGAACAATGGGGTTGTCTTTTCTTTCGGATAACTGGGCCGGTATGCCAGAATAAGCAGAACCGTAAATAGATTGCCGAAAAAAAGACAAGCCAGCAAAGTCTTCAAATCCAAGCCGGCTGTCATCATGTCCACCCCTTTGTTTAACGATATGTCTATGTATGCTATGTATTTGAGAGTCCGTTTACCCGGACCTGACCACACGGTCCCGGCCTTCCTGCTTCGCCTGATAAAGCGCCAGATCACATAGCTTGTAGAGTGCGTTCAAGCTGGTCTGCTGATCAGGCAGCACAGAGACTATACCAATACTGACCGTATACCCGCAGGGCAGGCTGTGCACAGAAGATTCTTTGAGCGTCTCCCGCAGCGCTTCTGCCTGATGGCTGCTGCTCAGCGCATCCTGCCCGTACAGCAGAATGGCGAATTCCTCACCGCCTACCCGTCCGAGCAAGTCACCGCCCGCAAGCGTACTCTCGGCAGTAAGGGCGAAATCCTGCAGCACACTGTCGCCGGTGTCATGACCGTAGGTATCATTCACTCTTTTGAAATGATCCAGATCCAGCAGCAGCAGGGAACAATATTCCCTCTTCTTGGCGGCAAGCGCCAGCTTCAGTTCGGCTTCCAGCAGGAAGGCCCGGCGGCCCAGAATCCCGGTCAGGCTGTCATAGGTGGCGATGCGCTTCAGCTTCTGGTAGGAATGCTCATTGGAGAGCAGGATGAAGGCGGCAATGCCTCCAATCAGCATCAGGAACATCCCGAGATAATACAAATACTGCGCCGGATTAGCCGTCAGCGGGCCCATATCCGGTTCCACCGCCAGAGCAACGAACGACCTGAGTAACATCACCGCTGCGATCGCATAAAATACGGCGGCGAGTATCTTCTGGAGCGGAGAGCGCTCCGGGCTCGCTGTCAAGCGGCAGCCAGGGTAGAGCACAAACAGCATGACCCATAACGAGGTCGTTGCGACCCGTATATTCGGATGGTTGAAGAACAGGGTAACGATAACAAAGCTGAGTATGCTCCCTGCCGTGATTGTCAGATAATAGAGCTTCGAACGGCGGTCCAGCATGCCCATCATCATCAGCAACGCAGCGATCTCCAGCCCTCCGCCGGCCAGAATGAGCGCATTGCTCAGAGGTACAGCGATTCTATGGGGAATATAGTCCCACAGCAGAATGGAGCTCCAGAAGATCACCTGAATCCACTTGGAGGCAATGAATAGACTGGAGGCAATGTCTTTGGGAAAGTGGTAGCGGTAAAACGTAATCATCAGCCCGGAAAATAAATTTCCCAGAATGAACAAGTATAACAGCGACTTAATATCAAGCTGAAAGCCCATCAACACACCACCGAACTATGCGGATATACCTGCTCTATCCGAACGATAACATTCACAGCTCATATCGGCAATATCATTATTATCTATCACCTCTAACTTCTTGTTCGCCGGATGCAAAAAAGGGGCGGTCCCATAAGCCATAAATGGCTAATTGGGACCGCCCCTTTTTTAAAAAGTTTAACGGTTCCTGAAATCTTAGCGGTTCTTCAGGCTGTCTGCCAGCGCATAACCGACCTTCCAGATATCGCCCGCACCCATGGTGATGACCAGGTCACCGGGAGCAATGCGGTTCTGCAGATCGGCCAGCACAGCTTCCTTCGTCGGCAGATGCCGCGCACCGGCGTTGCTGTTCTGCACAATCAGCTCTACCAGCTTGGCGGAGGTGACACCCTCTATCTGCTTCTCACCCGCAGGGGAATAGATATCGGTAATAATCACTTCGTCTGCTTCGCTGAACGCGCGGCTGAACGCATCCAGCAGGAAGAAGGTACGCGTGTAGCGCTGCGGCTGGAACACGGCGATAATGCGTTTGCCGGTTGCCTTGGCGGCGCTGATCGTAGCCTGAATCTCTGTTGGATGATGCGCGTAATCATCAATGACGAGAATCTCGTCAACCTCGCCCAGCACCTGGAAGCGCCGTTTGGCGCCGTGGAACTTCACAATCGCAGCCGCAATGGCCTCAAAGGCAATGCCCGATTTCAGACAGGAAATCACTGCAGCCATGGAGTTATACAGATTGTATTTTCCCGGAATAGAGAGCTCAATACGGCCTAGCACCTCGGTTCCATGGTTCATGGTATAAGATACCTGGCGGTCGCCGAGGACAATATCTGTTGCAATATAATCGGCCGTCTCTGATTCAATCCCGTAGCTGATTACTTTACCTTTTACCTTAGGCAGCAGGGATTTCAGGTTCTCATCATCTGCACATACGATAGCTGTTCCATCCTCGCGAAGCTGATTCATGAACTGAACATAAGCATCCTTCAGCTTACCGAAGTCGCCGCCGTAGTTCTCCAGATGGTCCGCTTCAATGTTCGTAACGATTCCCAGCCAAGGATGGTATTGCAGGAACGAGCCGTCGCTCTCATCGGCCTCTGCCACGACGAATTCCCCTTGTCCCGCTTTGGCATTCGTGCCGACATTCATAATCTCCCCGCCGATAATGTAGGTAGGGTCCACGCCGCAGTCTTCCATAACCAGAGCAATCATGGATGAGGTGGTAGTCTTACCGTGCGCTCCGGCCACCGCTACGCCCTTGCGTTCATTCAGCAGCCGGGCCAGCATCTGCGAGCGGTGAAGAACCGGAATCTTCAGGCGCTCTGCCTCCACCCATTCCACATTATCCGCGGCAAGCGCCGTGGAATAGACGACCAGATCCGCACCTTTCACCTGCTCCGCCGTATGCCCGATGAAGACCTTGGCACCTTTGGCTATCAATTTCTCCGTTAACTCCTGGGCAGCTACGTCAGAGCCTGTAACTGTATATCCCATCTCCAGCATCACCCGGGCAATCGCGCTCATACCATAGCCGCCGATCCCTATAAAATGCACACGTTCAGTAGTATCCAACAGTTCGTCACCAGCCTTTTTCAGAATCGGGTTGCCGTAAAAGCGTACTGCGCACATCAGAAATCAAATACAGCGTTCCGGACACAACTGCGAGGTCATCGTCCGCTGTGATCGTCTGCAGCTTCTGCAGCGCTTGGCCCCAATTACGTTCTACTATGATTTCCAAGTTTTCCTTGGCATATTTACTCCGCAGACTTTCTGCGATCGCCTGCAGATCTTCCGCGTCCATTTTCTTACGGAAATCCGGTTCGGTCAGGATGAGCGTATCCACTATAGGCAGTATATGCTTGAGATACGACTCGTGATGCTTATTTGCCAGCATCCCCATCAGCAAATTTAATTTACCGTAAGGCTGGAACTGCGGAAGGCTCTTCGCAAGGCTCTCAGCCCCTTCCGGGTTATGCGCGCCGTCCAGAATAATTCTGGGCGCAGTGCTCACTTCCTCCAGTCTTCCGGCCCAGAATGTGCCGCGAAAGCCCTCCAGCACATCCTCGTCCTCCAGCATGAAGGCCATATACTGCCGCAGCACCTCAAGCGCCATCATTGCTCCGGCTGCATTCTGCAGCTGGTGTTCGCCTTTCATGGCAATATCCAGCTCAAGCCCGCGGAACGGCCCGTTGAAGGTGAAGTGCTGGTAGCCGTCTCTCTGCTCTACCTTACTATAGCTGAAATCTTCTCCGGCTAAATAGAGTGTCGAACG is a window of Paenibacillus sp. FSL H3-0469 DNA encoding:
- a CDS encoding folylpolyglutamate synthase/dihydrofolate synthase family protein, with the translated sequence MEEITRSGAAAPLSSYTEAVDWINSLIPFGIRPGLERIELLMEKLGHPHRKLKFIHVAGTNGKGSTCAFLTSALIQSGYSVGTFTSPYITKFTNRFQYNGTDIPEETLLALANQLRPLVEEIAGTELGSPTMFEVATALAILYYGEVCYPDVVVWETGLGGRLDVTNIVTPVVSVITNVGHDHTDVLGDTLELIAGEKAGIIKPGVPVVSCVSQPEAVAVLKAKAAATRSTLYLAGEDFSYSKVEQRDGYQHFTFNGPFRGLELDIAMKGEHQLQNAAGAMMALEVLRQYMAFMLEDEDVLEGFRGTFWAGRLEEVSTAPRIILDGAHNPEGAESLAKSLPQFQPYGKLNLLMGMLANKHHESYLKHILPIVDTLILTEPDFRKKMDAEDLQAIAESLRSKYAKENLEIIVERNWGQALQKLQTITADDDLAVVSGTLYLISDVRSTLLRQPDSEKGW